One Ictalurus furcatus strain D&B chromosome 24, Billie_1.0, whole genome shotgun sequence DNA segment encodes these proteins:
- the brd4 gene encoding bromodomain-containing protein 4 isoform X2, with the protein MDYKMHSKSNDLLDFQTLDALLEKIAHYSAAVKRDPSEECNGIGGALPAEAAPGSRLNEWCPVAPPLLPPPPPPASAPVPVLHPTSMGDGLDAAPMSGSSSSSQGQPQPQSQPSHAFNPPPPEIVDSSRPKRQTNQLQYLSKVVLKTLWKHQFSWPFQAPVDAVKLNLPDYYKIIKNPMDMGTIKKRLENSYYWNAQECIQDFNTMFTNCYIYNKAGDDIVLMAEALEKLFLQKISEMPQEENEIAVMTPKGRGRGRRDPGLNIKPPGPGLDSPSTTPQTRGISNHGAGPQTRGPIPGPPALPPQVALQQALPPRVPPTIPQLGPPFPLGPSDCNPPGTIMTSVPPPTQTALPPMPIQQSPAPMLQSVMPKVSPQRIKQRKSQKRKADTTTPTANDQLSESSPAESKSGKTLPRRESVRPSKQPKKEAPDSQHHLAYSAPAGPNSPKVLEQLRYCAGIVKEMFAKKHTAYAWPFYKPVDVETLGLHDYHDIIKHPMDLTTIKDKLDNRQYRDAQEFAADVRLMFSNCYKYNPPDHEVVVMARKLQDVFEMRFAKMPDEPEEVFTPAPAPVLHPAAPVKPQPPIAAPSSSDSSSDSSSESESSTDDSEEERAQRLAELKEQVRKKDLKAVHEQLAALSQPQASKPKKKEKDKKEKKKEKHKKKAIPGLDEILEPPSALPTPKSKNKNNKDPLPKKTKKPSKKEGMKNNRSIPPPGTAPPTLQPGPGLDPVEESGLAGGPGSAGLVPAEKCKPMSYEEKRQLSLDINKLPGDKLGRVVHIIQSREPSLKNSNPDEIEIDFETLKPSTLRELERYVSSCLRKKKKPPEKTVETMSAKPKGSSSDSGSSSESSSSDSEDSESGMASKLKKRGHSAKEGKKGHHPVIAPGMVQPQMPLQPQAPVLQPTAQLKQQQQPQQQQQQQHPSPAAYMAPQVTALESSQLLENTFDSLPHFGQPLMHMSHHTNDSSSPAPPHLNAHTASGPGSPDTHPFLNQHPILQSPALHNALPQQPSRPSNRAAPLPAKPPQPSTPQQPLQLQPQQPPQPQHHLPPHLLHPHQPIRQRPLSPPTLTPQGLLSSQPPQLLLEDDEEPMPTMPLNQVLFLQQLQQGRQQQQQQQVPLMQALQGRQSQPQSQPSLLQTVQVQSQLPVQTQLSVQTQPQAAPVHQPSPQMPQHAPRHMQQSQSQQQQQQQQQQQQQLAFSQGPVQTTQTQPAQHKVAMTPSKAQQQIIQQQQQQHPSPRQHKPDPYSTGHLIENPSPLMMHSPQISQYPPVGHQSPPQNLQPKKEPQRGPPALGPLKEEKQSPSPVMRSESFSPPIRQEPHKQPESKTHMPGHGQQRPDMKPLDTSRPVIRSSDHSGPPPTMPDKDKFKQEPKTPVAPKKDVKLKNMGSWASLAQRSTSTPSSAVKSSSDSFEQFRRAAREKEEREKALKAQAEQAEKDRQRRDQEKHRGRDDEDTMEVPRRPHEEQRRRSEHQQAQAAPPQQQHQAPSQTPTQQPQTPSAPQPSQAPPQSPASSQSALDQQREMARRREQERRRREAMAATIDMNFQSDLMAIFEENLF; encoded by the exons AGATCCCAGCGAGGAGTGCAATGGAATCGGCGGCGCTCTCCCTGCAGAGGCCGCGCCCGGCTCGCGGCTGAACGAGTGGTGTCCCGTGGcccctcctcttcttcctcctcctccacctcctgcaTCTGCCCCGGTGCCTGTGCTCCATCCGACCAGTATGGGTGACGGTCTGGACGCCGCACCGATGTCagggagcagcagcagcagccaggGGCAACCCCAGCCCCAGTCTCAGCCCTCTCACGCATTCAACCCCCCTCCCCCGGAGATCGTCGATTCATCACGGCCAAAGCGCCAGACCAACCAGCTGCAATATCTCTCCAAGGTGGTGCTCAAGACGCTGTGGAAGCACCAGTTCTCGTGGCCCTTCCAGGCTCCCGTAGATGCCGTCAAGCTAAACCTGCCT GACTATTACAAGATCATTAAAAACCCTATGGACATGGGAACAATCAAGAAGCGGCTCGAGAACAGTTACTACTGGAACGCCCAAGAATGTATTCAAGACTTCAACACCATGTTTACCAACTGCTACATCTACAACAAG GCAGGGGATGACATAGTCTTAATGGCCGAGGCACTGGAGAAACTGTTCCTCCAGAAGATTTCGGAAATGCCCCAGGAGGAGAACGAGATTGCCGTCATGACTCCGAAGGGCCGTGGTCGGGGCAGGAGGGACCCAG ggtTGAACATAAAGCCCCCCGGACCCGGCTTAGATTCTCCGTCGACGACCCCTCAGACTCGTGGCATTTCCAATCACGGAGCAGGGCCACAGACTAGAGGACCCATACCAGGTCCTCCAGCGCTCCCTCCACAGGTGGCTCTGCAGCAAGCTCTACCCCCTCGAGTTCCCCCTACGATCCCCCAGCTGGGTCCTCCCTTTCCGCTCGGCCCTTCAGACTGCAACCCTCCGGGCACCATCATGACCTCGGTGCCTCCCCCGACCCAGACTGCCCTTCCACCCATGCCCATTCAACAGAGTCCTGCACCGATGCTTCAGAGCGTCATGCCTAAAGTGAGTCCTCAGAGAATAAAG CAGAGAAAAAGCCAGAAGAGGAAAGCAGACACGACGACCCCCACCGCCAATGACCAGCTGAGCGAGTCGTCTCCCGCGGAGTCCAAGTCAGGAAAGACTCTCCCCCGGCGAGAGAGCGTGCGGCCGTCGAAACAACCCAAGAAAGAAGCGCCGGATTCCCAGCACCATCTGGCCTACAGCGCGCCCGCCGGCCCAAACAGCCCCAAAGTGCTGGAGCAGCTACGCTACTGCGCCGGCATCGTGAAGGAGATGTTCGCTAAGAAGCACACCGCTTACGCCTGGCCTTTCTACAAGCCGGTTGATGTGGAGACTCTGGGACTACATGACTACCatgacatcatcaaacaccCCATGGACCTCACCACCATCAAG GACAAGTTGGACAACAGACAGTACAGAGACGCGCAGGAGTTTGCCGCGGACGTGCGGTTAATGTTCTCCAACTGCTACAAGTACAACCCTCCAGACCACGAGGTTGTGGTGATGGCGCGCAAGCTGCAG GACGTGTTTGAGATGCGCTTTGCTAAGATGCCGGATGAGCCCGAGGAGGTCTTTACCCCTGCGCCTGCCCCCGTGCTGCACCCTGCGGCCCCTGTGAAGCCTCAGCCGCCCATCGCCGCCCCCTCGTCCTCCGACAGCTCCAGCGACTCCTCGTCCGAGTCGGAATCCTCCACCGACGACTCGGAAGAGGAGAGAGCTCAGAGGCTGGCGGAGCTCAAGGAGCAGGTGCGGAAAAAAGac CTCAAGGCGGTCCACGAGCAGCTGGCAGCCCTGTCTCAGCCCCAGGCCAGCAAAccaaagaagaaagagaaggacaagaaggaaaagaagaaggagaagcaCAAAAAGAAAGCCATCCCCGGACTGGACGAGATCCTCGAGCCTCCTTCTGCTCTCCCGACCCCGAAGagcaagaacaagaacaacaaagATCCTCTGCCCAAGAAGACCAAGAAGCCAAG TAAGAAGGAAGGCATGAAGAACAACCGCTCCATTCCTCCCCCGGGCACAGCACCTCCCACCCTGCAGCCTGGGCCTGGCCTCGACCCCGTGGAAGAGTCAGGTCTGGCAGGGGGACCGGGATCCGCGGGCTTGGTACCTGCCGAAAAGTGCAAGCCCATGTCCTACGAGGAGAAGAGACAGCTGAGCCTCGACATCAATAAGCTGCCTGGGGACAAGCTGGGCCGTGTGGTCCACATCATTCAATCCCGCGAGCCTTCGCTGAAAAACTCCAACCCGGACGAGATCGAGATCGACTTCGAGACGCTAAAACCTTCCACGCTGCGAGAGCTGGAGAGATACGTTTCGTCCTGTCTCcgcaagaagaagaagcctcCAG AAAAGACCGTGGAGACTATGAGCGCTAAGCCAAAAGGCTCGTCTTCAGACTCGGGCAGCAGCAGCGAGTCGAGCTCGTCCGACAGCGAGGACTCGGAGTCAG GAATGGCCTCTAAATTGAAGAAGAGAGGTCACTCTGCTAAAGAGGGGAAGAAAGGCCACCACCCGGTGATCGCGCCAGGTATGGTACAGCCCCAGATGCCCCTCCAGCCCCAGGCTCCGGTCTTACAGCCCACAGCTCAgctaaaacaacagcagcagccacaacagcagcagcagcagcagcatccgTCTCCTGCAGCGTACATGGCTCCTCAGGTCACGGCGCTGGAGTCGTCGCAGCTGCTCGAGAACACGTTTGACTCTTTGCCCCATTTTGGACAGCCCCTCATGCACATGTCCCACCACACCAACGACTCGTCCTCTCCTGCCCCGCCTCACCTCAACGCTCACACAGCAAGTGGCCCCGGGTCACCTGACACGCACCCGTTCTTAAACCAGCACCCCATCCTCCAATCCCCAG CACTGCACAACGCTCTGCCTCAGCAGCCTTCACGTCCTAGCAACAGAGCAGCGCCGCTCCCCGCCAAACCCCCGCAGCCCTCGACTCCCCAGCAGCCTCTGCAGCTCCAGCCCCAGCAGCCCCCTCAACCCCAGCACCACCTCCCTCCTCACCTCCTGCACCCCCATCAGCCCATCCGCCAGAGGCCGCTGTCCCCTCCTACGCTCACCCCGCAGGGCCTTCTCTCCTCACAGCCTCCTCAGTTACTGCTGGAGGATGATGAGGAACCCATGCCCACCATGCCCCTCAACCAGGTCCTCTTCCTGCAGCAGCTGCAGCAGGGtcgacagcagcagcagcagcagcaggtccCACTCATGCAGGCCCTCCAGGGCCGTCAGTCACAGCCACAGAGCCAGCCTTCCCTGTTGCAGACGGTGCAGGTGCAGTCACAGCTTCCTGTGCAGACCCAACTGTCTGTCCAAACTCAACCCCAGGCTGCTCCAGTGCACCAGCCCTCGCCGCAGATGCCCCAGCATGCACCCAGACACATGCAGCAATCACAGAgccagcagcaacaacaacagcagcagcagcagcagcagcagctggcTTTCTCACAAGGCCCAGTGCAGACCACACAGACGCAGCCGGCGCAGCACAAAGTGGCCATGACTCCCAGTAAAGCGCAGCAGCAGATtattcagcagcagcagcagcagcatcctTCTCCACGTCAACACAAACCTGATCCCTATAGCACAG GACACCTGATAGAGAACCCCTCTCCTCTTATGATGCATTCCCCTCAGATTTCTCAGTATCCTCCTGTAGGCCATCAGTCTCCTCCACAAAACCTCCAGCCTAAAAAA GAGCCGCAGCGAGGGCCGCCGGCTCTCGGGCCTCTGAAGGAGGAGAAGCAGTCGCCCTCGCCCGTGATGAGGAGCGAATCCTTCAGCCCGCCTATACGCCAGGAACCACACAAACAGCCTGAGAGCAAGACGCACATGCCgggccacggccagcaga GGCCAGACATGAAGCCTCTGGACACGTCTCGCCCCGTAATCCGCTCCTCGGACCATAGCGGTCCACCCCCCACCATGCCGGACAAGGACAAGTTCAAACAGGAGCCCAAGACTCCTGTGGCTCCTAAAAAG GATGTGAAACTGAAGAACATGGGCTCATGGGCAAGCCTGGCGCAGAGGTCCACGTCTACGCCGTCCTCGGCGGTGAAATCGAGCAGCGACAGCTTCGAGCAGTTCCGCCGTGCAGCCCGGGAGAAGGAGGAGCGGGAGAAAGCGCTGAAGGCTCAAGCAGAGCAGGCAGAGAAGGACCGGCAGCGCAGAGACCAGGAGAAACATCG GGGCCGTGATGATGAAGATACGATGGAGGTTCCTCGGAGGCCCCATGAGGAGCAGCGGAGGCGCTCTGAGCACCAGCAAGCCCAGGCCGCTCCGCCACAACAGCAGCACCAGGCCCCGTCCCAAACGCCGACCCAACAGCCCCAGACGCCGTCCGCCCCGCAGCCGTCGCAGGCTCCCCCTCAGTCTCCAGCCTCCAGCCAGAGCGCCCTCGACCAGCAGAGAGAGATGGCACGCCGCCGCGAgcaagagaggaggaggagagaggcg ATGGCAGCTACCATCGACATGAACTTCCAAAGCGATCTGATGGCGATCTTCGAGGAGAACTTGTTCTGA
- the brd4 gene encoding bromodomain-containing protein 4 isoform X6, which produces MGDGLDAAPMSGSSSSSQGQPQPQSQPSHAFNPPPPEIVDSSRPKRQTNQLQYLSKVVLKTLWKHQFSWPFQAPVDAVKLNLPDYYKIIKNPMDMGTIKKRLENSYYWNAQECIQDFNTMFTNCYIYNKAGDDIVLMAEALEKLFLQKISEMPQEENEIAVMTPKGRGRGRRDPGLNIKPPGPGLDSPSTTPQTRGISNHGAGPQTRGPIPGPPALPPQVALQQALPPRVPPTIPQLGPPFPLGPSDCNPPGTIMTSVPPPTQTALPPMPIQQSPAPMLQSVMPKVSPQRIKQRKSQKRKADTTTPTANDQLSESSPAESKSGKTLPRRESVRPSKQPKKEAPDSQHHLAYSAPAGPNSPKVLEQLRYCAGIVKEMFAKKHTAYAWPFYKPVDVETLGLHDYHDIIKHPMDLTTIKDKLDNRQYRDAQEFAADVRLMFSNCYKYNPPDHEVVVMARKLQDVFEMRFAKMPDEPEEVFTPAPAPVLHPAAPVKPQPPIAAPSSSDSSSDSSSESESSTDDSEEERAQRLAELKEQVRKKDLKAVHEQLAALSQPQASKPKKKEKDKKEKKKEKHKKKAIPGLDEILEPPSALPTPKSKNKNNKDPLPKKTKKPSKKEGMKNNRSIPPPGTAPPTLQPGPGLDPVEESGLAGGPGSAGLVPAEKCKPMSYEEKRQLSLDINKLPGDKLGRVVHIIQSREPSLKNSNPDEIEIDFETLKPSTLRELERYVSSCLRKKKKPPEKTVETMSAKPKGSSSDSGSSSESSSSDSEDSESGMASKLKKRGHSAKEGKKGHHPVIAPGMVQPQMPLQPQAPVLQPTAQLKQQQQPQQQQQQQHPSPAAYMAPQVTALESSQLLENTFDSLPHFGQPLMHMSHHTNDSSSPAPPHLNAHTASGPGSPDTHPFLNQHPILQSPALHNALPQQPSRPSNRAAPLPAKPPQPSTPQQPLQLQPQQPPQPQHHLPPHLLHPHQPIRQRPLSPPTLTPQGLLSSQPPQLLLEDDEEPMPTMPLNQVLFLQQLQQGRQQQQQQQVPLMQALQGRQSQPQSQPSLLQTVQVQSQLPVQTQLSVQTQPQAAPVHQPSPQMPQHAPRHMQQSQSQQQQQQQQQQQQQLAFSQGPVQTTQTQPAQHKVAMTPSKAQQQIIQQQQQQHPSPRQHKPDPYSTGHLIENPSPLMMHSPQISQYPPVGHQSPPQNLQPKKEPQRGPPALGPLKEEKQSPSPVMRSESFSPPIRQEPHKQPESKTHMPGHGQQRPDMKPLDTSRPVIRSSDHSGPPPTMPDKDKFKQEPKTPVAPKKVQDVKLKNMGSWASLAQRSTSTPSSAVKSSSDSFEQFRRAAREKEEREKALKAQAEQAEKDRQRRDQEKHRGRDDEDTMEVPRRPHEEQRRRSEHQQAQAAPPQQQHQAPSQTPTQQPQTPSAPQPSQAPPQSPASSQSALDQQREMARRREQERRRREAMAATIDMNFQSDLMAIFEENLF; this is translated from the exons ATGGGTGACGGTCTGGACGCCGCACCGATGTCagggagcagcagcagcagccaggGGCAACCCCAGCCCCAGTCTCAGCCCTCTCACGCATTCAACCCCCCTCCCCCGGAGATCGTCGATTCATCACGGCCAAAGCGCCAGACCAACCAGCTGCAATATCTCTCCAAGGTGGTGCTCAAGACGCTGTGGAAGCACCAGTTCTCGTGGCCCTTCCAGGCTCCCGTAGATGCCGTCAAGCTAAACCTGCCT GACTATTACAAGATCATTAAAAACCCTATGGACATGGGAACAATCAAGAAGCGGCTCGAGAACAGTTACTACTGGAACGCCCAAGAATGTATTCAAGACTTCAACACCATGTTTACCAACTGCTACATCTACAACAAG GCAGGGGATGACATAGTCTTAATGGCCGAGGCACTGGAGAAACTGTTCCTCCAGAAGATTTCGGAAATGCCCCAGGAGGAGAACGAGATTGCCGTCATGACTCCGAAGGGCCGTGGTCGGGGCAGGAGGGACCCAG ggtTGAACATAAAGCCCCCCGGACCCGGCTTAGATTCTCCGTCGACGACCCCTCAGACTCGTGGCATTTCCAATCACGGAGCAGGGCCACAGACTAGAGGACCCATACCAGGTCCTCCAGCGCTCCCTCCACAGGTGGCTCTGCAGCAAGCTCTACCCCCTCGAGTTCCCCCTACGATCCCCCAGCTGGGTCCTCCCTTTCCGCTCGGCCCTTCAGACTGCAACCCTCCGGGCACCATCATGACCTCGGTGCCTCCCCCGACCCAGACTGCCCTTCCACCCATGCCCATTCAACAGAGTCCTGCACCGATGCTTCAGAGCGTCATGCCTAAAGTGAGTCCTCAGAGAATAAAG CAGAGAAAAAGCCAGAAGAGGAAAGCAGACACGACGACCCCCACCGCCAATGACCAGCTGAGCGAGTCGTCTCCCGCGGAGTCCAAGTCAGGAAAGACTCTCCCCCGGCGAGAGAGCGTGCGGCCGTCGAAACAACCCAAGAAAGAAGCGCCGGATTCCCAGCACCATCTGGCCTACAGCGCGCCCGCCGGCCCAAACAGCCCCAAAGTGCTGGAGCAGCTACGCTACTGCGCCGGCATCGTGAAGGAGATGTTCGCTAAGAAGCACACCGCTTACGCCTGGCCTTTCTACAAGCCGGTTGATGTGGAGACTCTGGGACTACATGACTACCatgacatcatcaaacaccCCATGGACCTCACCACCATCAAG GACAAGTTGGACAACAGACAGTACAGAGACGCGCAGGAGTTTGCCGCGGACGTGCGGTTAATGTTCTCCAACTGCTACAAGTACAACCCTCCAGACCACGAGGTTGTGGTGATGGCGCGCAAGCTGCAG GACGTGTTTGAGATGCGCTTTGCTAAGATGCCGGATGAGCCCGAGGAGGTCTTTACCCCTGCGCCTGCCCCCGTGCTGCACCCTGCGGCCCCTGTGAAGCCTCAGCCGCCCATCGCCGCCCCCTCGTCCTCCGACAGCTCCAGCGACTCCTCGTCCGAGTCGGAATCCTCCACCGACGACTCGGAAGAGGAGAGAGCTCAGAGGCTGGCGGAGCTCAAGGAGCAGGTGCGGAAAAAAGac CTCAAGGCGGTCCACGAGCAGCTGGCAGCCCTGTCTCAGCCCCAGGCCAGCAAAccaaagaagaaagagaaggacaagaaggaaaagaagaaggagaagcaCAAAAAGAAAGCCATCCCCGGACTGGACGAGATCCTCGAGCCTCCTTCTGCTCTCCCGACCCCGAAGagcaagaacaagaacaacaaagATCCTCTGCCCAAGAAGACCAAGAAGCCAAG TAAGAAGGAAGGCATGAAGAACAACCGCTCCATTCCTCCCCCGGGCACAGCACCTCCCACCCTGCAGCCTGGGCCTGGCCTCGACCCCGTGGAAGAGTCAGGTCTGGCAGGGGGACCGGGATCCGCGGGCTTGGTACCTGCCGAAAAGTGCAAGCCCATGTCCTACGAGGAGAAGAGACAGCTGAGCCTCGACATCAATAAGCTGCCTGGGGACAAGCTGGGCCGTGTGGTCCACATCATTCAATCCCGCGAGCCTTCGCTGAAAAACTCCAACCCGGACGAGATCGAGATCGACTTCGAGACGCTAAAACCTTCCACGCTGCGAGAGCTGGAGAGATACGTTTCGTCCTGTCTCcgcaagaagaagaagcctcCAG AAAAGACCGTGGAGACTATGAGCGCTAAGCCAAAAGGCTCGTCTTCAGACTCGGGCAGCAGCAGCGAGTCGAGCTCGTCCGACAGCGAGGACTCGGAGTCAG GAATGGCCTCTAAATTGAAGAAGAGAGGTCACTCTGCTAAAGAGGGGAAGAAAGGCCACCACCCGGTGATCGCGCCAGGTATGGTACAGCCCCAGATGCCCCTCCAGCCCCAGGCTCCGGTCTTACAGCCCACAGCTCAgctaaaacaacagcagcagccacaacagcagcagcagcagcagcatccgTCTCCTGCAGCGTACATGGCTCCTCAGGTCACGGCGCTGGAGTCGTCGCAGCTGCTCGAGAACACGTTTGACTCTTTGCCCCATTTTGGACAGCCCCTCATGCACATGTCCCACCACACCAACGACTCGTCCTCTCCTGCCCCGCCTCACCTCAACGCTCACACAGCAAGTGGCCCCGGGTCACCTGACACGCACCCGTTCTTAAACCAGCACCCCATCCTCCAATCCCCAG CACTGCACAACGCTCTGCCTCAGCAGCCTTCACGTCCTAGCAACAGAGCAGCGCCGCTCCCCGCCAAACCCCCGCAGCCCTCGACTCCCCAGCAGCCTCTGCAGCTCCAGCCCCAGCAGCCCCCTCAACCCCAGCACCACCTCCCTCCTCACCTCCTGCACCCCCATCAGCCCATCCGCCAGAGGCCGCTGTCCCCTCCTACGCTCACCCCGCAGGGCCTTCTCTCCTCACAGCCTCCTCAGTTACTGCTGGAGGATGATGAGGAACCCATGCCCACCATGCCCCTCAACCAGGTCCTCTTCCTGCAGCAGCTGCAGCAGGGtcgacagcagcagcagcagcagcaggtccCACTCATGCAGGCCCTCCAGGGCCGTCAGTCACAGCCACAGAGCCAGCCTTCCCTGTTGCAGACGGTGCAGGTGCAGTCACAGCTTCCTGTGCAGACCCAACTGTCTGTCCAAACTCAACCCCAGGCTGCTCCAGTGCACCAGCCCTCGCCGCAGATGCCCCAGCATGCACCCAGACACATGCAGCAATCACAGAgccagcagcaacaacaacagcagcagcagcagcagcagcagctggcTTTCTCACAAGGCCCAGTGCAGACCACACAGACGCAGCCGGCGCAGCACAAAGTGGCCATGACTCCCAGTAAAGCGCAGCAGCAGATtattcagcagcagcagcagcagcatcctTCTCCACGTCAACACAAACCTGATCCCTATAGCACAG GACACCTGATAGAGAACCCCTCTCCTCTTATGATGCATTCCCCTCAGATTTCTCAGTATCCTCCTGTAGGCCATCAGTCTCCTCCACAAAACCTCCAGCCTAAAAAA GAGCCGCAGCGAGGGCCGCCGGCTCTCGGGCCTCTGAAGGAGGAGAAGCAGTCGCCCTCGCCCGTGATGAGGAGCGAATCCTTCAGCCCGCCTATACGCCAGGAACCACACAAACAGCCTGAGAGCAAGACGCACATGCCgggccacggccagcaga GGCCAGACATGAAGCCTCTGGACACGTCTCGCCCCGTAATCCGCTCCTCGGACCATAGCGGTCCACCCCCCACCATGCCGGACAAGGACAAGTTCAAACAGGAGCCCAAGACTCCTGTGGCTCCTAAAAAGGTACAG GATGTGAAACTGAAGAACATGGGCTCATGGGCAAGCCTGGCGCAGAGGTCCACGTCTACGCCGTCCTCGGCGGTGAAATCGAGCAGCGACAGCTTCGAGCAGTTCCGCCGTGCAGCCCGGGAGAAGGAGGAGCGGGAGAAAGCGCTGAAGGCTCAAGCAGAGCAGGCAGAGAAGGACCGGCAGCGCAGAGACCAGGAGAAACATCG GGGCCGTGATGATGAAGATACGATGGAGGTTCCTCGGAGGCCCCATGAGGAGCAGCGGAGGCGCTCTGAGCACCAGCAAGCCCAGGCCGCTCCGCCACAACAGCAGCACCAGGCCCCGTCCCAAACGCCGACCCAACAGCCCCAGACGCCGTCCGCCCCGCAGCCGTCGCAGGCTCCCCCTCAGTCTCCAGCCTCCAGCCAGAGCGCCCTCGACCAGCAGAGAGAGATGGCACGCCGCCGCGAgcaagagaggaggaggagagaggcg ATGGCAGCTACCATCGACATGAACTTCCAAAGCGATCTGATGGCGATCTTCGAGGAGAACTTGTTCTGA